The window GCTTGAGGCTGATGCCAAAACGCCCGCTAGCTTTGAATACAATGTAGCCGTCACTAAGCAGGTCGTCGATGTCGCCCATGCCATTGGCGTCAGCGTTGAAGGCGAGCTAGGTTGCCTCGGTTCTCTAGAAACCGGTCAAGGTGAAGCCGAAGACGGTCATGGTTTTGAAGGGACTCTCAGCAAAGACCAGTTGCTGACCGACCCTGATGAGGCCGTTGAATTTGTGCAGCAGACCCAAGTGGATGCCTTGGCTGTTGCCATTGGCACTAGCCACGGAGCATATAAATTCTCCCGGAAGCCCACAGGCGAGATTCTAGCCATTAGCCGCATTGAAGAAATTCACAATCGGCTTCCCAATACGCACTTGGTCATGCACGGTTCTTCCTCTGTTCCTAAAGAGTGGATCGATATCATCAATGCAAATGGTGGACAAATCCCTGAAACCTATGGTGTACCCGTTGAAGAGATTCAAAAAGGTATCAAGGTTGGTGTTCGCAAAGTTAATATTGACACGGACAATCGCTTAGCTATTACTGCAGCTATCCGAGAAGCGGCCTTTAAAGATCCGGCTAACTTTGACCCTCGTCACTTCCTTAAGCCTTCCATTGCTTACATGAAGAAGGTCTGTCTGCGTCGGTATGAGTCCTTTGGCACTGCTGGTAACGCCAGTAAAATCAAGCAGCAGCCCCTCGATATCTATGCTGTTAAGTACGAGAAGGGCGAACTTGACGCTAAGACGAAGCAAACTGTTACAGCTTAGGTAACACGCGAGGGTTTGAGAGATCTTCTCTTATTCCCTTTGATGTTCCTATTGCTTGAATAAAAAAGCCGGGAAGAAAAATCTTCCCGGCTTTTTTGATGCCTTTGACTTTTGGCTAAGATCAAATATTTTGGCTCAAAAATAATGAAGGCGTAGCTTTGCTTCTGCTCAAGATCGACGTCGACTGTTCTGTGCTTAAACCTTTACGTGTAGAGATATACGTATTGATTAGGGCATAAGGATGACTGAAGCCCATCTGTGCTAGAGAAGGACTGTTCTAACTCAGTCGGGTGCTGCTATATAAACGATGATCAATGACGTGTCTACGTGACGGATAAAAATTATTGAAGTAGTAGGGATGCTTAATCTTGGTAAAAGTATGGCGTGGTGCTCACCCTTCATTTCTTCCCTAGCTCTGAGAGAAGGACTTTGAGTTGTCGTGTCTTGCCCCTCATCACG of the Acaryochloris thomasi RCC1774 genome contains:
- the fba gene encoding class II fructose-bisphosphate aldolase (catalyzes the reversible aldol condensation of dihydroxyacetonephosphate and glyceraldehyde 3-phosphate in the Calvin cycle, glycolysis, and/or gluconeogenesis); its protein translation is MALVPMRLLLDHAAEEGYGIPAYNVNNMEQIISIMQAAEEADSPVILQASRGARKYAGENFLRHLILAAVESHPHIPIAMHQDHGNSPTTCYSAMKNGFTSVMMDGSLEADAKTPASFEYNVAVTKQVVDVAHAIGVSVEGELGCLGSLETGQGEAEDGHGFEGTLSKDQLLTDPDEAVEFVQQTQVDALAVAIGTSHGAYKFSRKPTGEILAISRIEEIHNRLPNTHLVMHGSSSVPKEWIDIINANGGQIPETYGVPVEEIQKGIKVGVRKVNIDTDNRLAITAAIREAAFKDPANFDPRHFLKPSIAYMKKVCLRRYESFGTAGNASKIKQQPLDIYAVKYEKGELDAKTKQTVTA